The following proteins are encoded in a genomic region of Sebastes fasciatus isolate fSebFas1 chromosome 14, fSebFas1.pri, whole genome shotgun sequence:
- the ccnyl1 gene encoding cyclin-Y-like protein 1 — translation MGNTVSCCGSPESSPKLPSRQPAERLEELQTSTEVSDDNTVPYLQHISDREVPDELASESNPSDHARASTIFLSKSQTDVRDKRKSNHINHISHVSPGPLSKKYSSCSTIFIDDNTVSQPNLKSTIKCVTLAIYYHIKNRDSGRSLDIFDEKLHPLSREPVPDDYSRADLEHKLIYRFVRTLFSSAQLTAECAIVTLVYLERLLTYAELDICPANWKRIVLGAILLASKVWDDQAVWNVDYCQILKDITVEDMNEMERHFLELLQFNINVPASVYAKYYFDLRQLADDNNLGFPLEPLNNQRAQKLEAISRLCEDRYKDLSRPAMRRSFSADNLIGIRRSNAVLS, via the exons ATGGGTAACACGGTGTCATGCTGCGGATCTCCCGAGTCCAGCCCCAAACTACCATCCAGACAGCCTGCAGAGCGGCTGGAGGAGCTCCAGACCAGCACCGAGGTGAGCGATGACAACACGGTGCCCTACCTGCAGCACATCAGCGACAGAGAGGTCCCAGATG AGCTGGCCTCGGAGTCTAACCCGTCTGACCACGCCCGAGCGAGCACCATCTTCCTTAGCAAGTCCCAGACAGACG TACGAGACAAGAGGAAAAGCAACCACATAAATCATATCAGTCAT GTATCTCCTGGTCCACTGTCAAAGAAATACAGCTCCTGTTCCACGATCTTCATAGACGACAACACCGTCAGCCAGCCAAACCTCAAAAGCACAATCAAATG tGTCACGTTAGCAATATACTACCACATCAAAAACAG GGACTCAGGCAGGTCACTGGACATCTTTGATGAGAAGTTGCACCCCTTATCA AGAGAGCCAGTGCCAGATGACTACTCCCGTGCGGACCTAGAACACAAACTGATCTACCGCTTCGTCAGAACGCTCTTCAGCTCTGCACAGCTCACTGCAGAATGTGCCATTGTCACTCTA GTGTACTTGGAGCGCCTGCTGACCTACGCTGAGCTGGATATCTGCCCCGCCAACTGGAAGCGCATCGTCCTGGGAGCCATCTTGTTGGCTTCCAAAGTGTGGGATGACCAGGCTGTGTGGAACGTCGACTACTGCCAGATCCTTAAAGACATCACTGTGGAGGACAt GAATGAGATGGAGCGCCACTTCCTGGAACTTCTCCAGTTTAATATCAACGTGCCAGCCAGTGTCTATGCCAAGTACTACTTTGATCTGCGGCAGCTGGCTGATGACAACAACCTCGGCTTCCCCCTAGAGCCTCTCAACAACCAACGCGCCCAGAAACTCGAG GCCATTTCAAGACTATGTGAAGACAGGTATAAGGACCTTAGTCGACCAGCGATGAGACGATCCTTCAGCGCTGACAACCTGATAGGTATACGACGCTCCAACGCTGTGCTGTCATAG
- the fzd5 gene encoding frizzled-5, translating to MASMLRPLVLLLVLLFRCPGLTLGASKDLVCEPITVPMCRGIGYNLTYMPNQFNHDTQEEVGLEVHQFWPLVRIRCSPDLLFFLCSMYTPICLPDYRKPLPPCRSVCERAKRGCSPLMSQYGFEWPERMSCEQLPQLGDETLCMDQNSSETTTLAPPFPKPTPKGRTRPPIPPQCDRECRCRDPLVPIKRESHALYGQVQTGPLPNCAQPCHQPYFSADERAFTTFWVGLWSVLCFVSTLTTVATFLIDMERFKYPERPIIFLAACYLFVSLGYIIRLVAGHERVACGASSSIGGDQLHILYDTTGPALCTLVFLLVYFFGMASSIWWVVLSFTWFLAAGMKWGSEAIAGYSQYFHLAAWLIPSVKTIVVLALSSVDGDPVAGICYVGNQSLENLRGFVLAPLVVYLFTGSLFLLAGFVSLFRIRSIIKQGGTKTDKLERLMIRIGLFTVLYTVPATIVVACLVYEQHYRPSWERALACSCPSERQRSGVGPDYAVFMLKYLMCLVVGITSGVWIWSGKTLESWRRFVARCCPCWPQKATAPPSMYSEASTALTGHTGTGLTSGIYHKAAPSHI from the coding sequence atggcatcTATGTTGAGGCccctggtgctgctgctggtgctgctgttcCGGTGTCCTGGTCTCACGTTAGGAGCCTCCAAGGATCTGGTGTGTGAGCCCATAACTGTGCCCATGTGCAGAGGCATCGGCTACAACCTGACCTACATGCCCAATCAGTTCAACCACGACACCCAGGAGGAGGTTGGGCTGGAGGTGCACCAGTTCTGGCCCCTGGTCCGGATCCGCTGTTCTCCAGACCTGCTCTTCTTCCTGTGCAGCATGTACACCCCGATCTGCCTGCCGGACTACCGCAAGCCGCTGCCGCCCTGCCGGTCCGTGTGCGAACGGGCCAAACGAGGCTGCTCCCCTCTGATGAGCCAGTACGGCTTCGAGTGGCCCGAGAGGATGAGCTGCGAGCAGCTGCCTCAGCTGGGCGACGAGACCCTGTGCATGGACCAGAACAGCAGCGAGACCACTACCCTGGCTCCACCTTTCCCCAAGCCCACCCCTAAAGGCCGGACCAGACCCCCCATCCCCCCGCAGTGCGATAGGGAGTGCCGCTGTCGAGACCCCCTCGTCCCCATCAAGAGGGAGTCCCACGCTCTGTACGGCCAGGTCCAGACCGGACCCCTACCCAACTGCGCCCAGCCCTGCCACCAGCCCTACTTCTCGGCCGACGAACGCGCCTTCACCACCTTCTGGGTGGGACTCTGGTCGGTGTTGTGCTTCGTCTCTACCTTGACCACCGTCGCCACCTTCCTCATTGACATGGAACGCTTCAAGTACCCGGAGAGGCCCATCATCTTCCTGGCTGCTTGCTACCTCTTCGTGTCTTTGGGTTACATCATCCGTCTGGTGGCAGGTCACGAGCGAGTGGCGTGTGGCGCCAGCAGCAGCATCGGTGGTGACCAGCTGCACATCCTCTACGACACCACCGGCCCTGCTCTCTGCACCCTCGTCTTCTTGTTGGTGTATTTCTTTGGCATGGCCAGCTCCATCTGGTGGGTGGTGCTGTCCTTCACCTGGTTTCTGGCCGCGGGAATGAAGTGGGGCAGCGAGGCCATCGCGGGATACTCTCAATACTTCCACCTCGCCGCCTGGCTCATCCCCAGTGTCAAGACCATCGTCGTCCTGGCTCTCAGCTCTGTGGATGGGGACCCCGTGGCTGGAATCTGCTACGTGGGGAACCAGAGTCTGGAGAATCTGAGGGGATTCGTACTCGCACCTCTTGTGGTTTACCTCTTCACCGGCTCACTTTTCTTACTCGCCGGCTTCGTTTCTCTCTTCCGCATCCGGAGCATCATCAAGCAAGGCGGCACCAAAACGGACAAACTGGAGCGGCTGATGATCCGCATCGGGCTCTTCACGGTGCTGTACACCGTCCCCGCCACCATCGTGGTGGCCTGCCTGGTCTATGAGCAGCACTACCGGCCCAGCTGGGAGCGAGCCCTGGCCTGCTCCTGCCCGTCAGAGCGCCAGCGCTCGGGCGTGGGCCCAGACTACGCCGTCTTCATGCTCAAGTACTTGATGTGCTTAGTGGTGGGCATCACCTCAGGAGTCTGGATTTGGTCAGGAAAAACCCTagagtcctggaggaggttTGTGGCTCGATGCTGCCCCTGCTGGCCGCAGAAAGCCACCGCTCCACCCTCCATGTACAGTGAGGCCAGTACTGCTTTAACTGGACATACTGGAACTGGGCTGACATCAGGGATCTACCATAAAGCTGCTCCGTCGCATATATGA